A genomic region of Ovis aries strain OAR_USU_Benz2616 breed Rambouillet chromosome 20, ARS-UI_Ramb_v3.0, whole genome shotgun sequence contains the following coding sequences:
- the GPSM3 gene encoding G-protein-signaling modulator 3 isoform X1, whose translation MGGARGGADQEPSFLLSTQASSPRLTPTPFGPYSPQELRVPALLPNPSYPLPHRFLPSRVWRLRDPRKKRMVSSIRAPIRMSMAGPPRAPALGLGGLPLRPLLLQGLALQTELLLDLVAEAQSRRLEEQRATFHPPKNPPSLGRALPRPLEDREQLYSTIISHQCQRMEAQRSEPPLPPGGQELLELLLRVQGGGRMEEQRSRPPTHTC comes from the exons CAGCTTCCTGCTCAGTACCCAGGCATCCAGCCCCCGGCTCACCCCCACCCCTTTCGGCCCCTACTCCCCTCAGGAACTCAGGGTTCCGGCCCTCCTCCCAAATCCCAGCTACCCCCTCCCCCATCGGTTTCTCCCCTCCAGGGTATGGAGGCTGAGAGACCCCAGGAAGAAGAGGATGGTGAGCAG catcagggcccCCATCAGGATGAGCATGGCTGGCCCCCCGCGAGCTCCAGCACTCGGCCTTGGAGGTCTGCCCCtccgtcccctcctcctccagggactcgcCCTACAG ACCGAGCTCCTTCTGGACCTGGTAGCAGAGGCCCAGTCCCGCCGCCTAGAGGAGCAGAGAGCCACCTTCCATCCCCCCAAGAACCCCCCAAGCCTAGGTCGAGCCCTGCCCCGGCCTCTTGAGGACAGAGAACAGCTCTACAGCACCATCATCAGTCACCAG TGCCAGCGGATGGAAGCCCAGCGGTCAGAGCCTCCTCTACCCCCAGGGGGGCAGGAGCTCTTGGAGTTGCTGCTGAGAGTTCAGGGTGGGGGTCGAATGGAGGAGCAAAGGTCCcggccccccacacacacctgctGA
- the GPSM3 gene encoding G-protein-signaling modulator 3 isoform X2, whose amino-acid sequence MEAERPQEEEDGEQHQGPHQDEHGWPPASSSTRPWRSAPPSPPPPGTRPTALGPRSASLLSLQTELLLDLVAEAQSRRLEEQRATFHPPKNPPSLGRALPRPLEDREQLYSTIISHQCQRMEAQRSEPPLPPGGQELLELLLRVQGGGRMEEQRSRPPTHTC is encoded by the exons ATGGAGGCTGAGAGACCCCAGGAAGAAGAGGATGGTGAGCAG catcagggcccCCATCAGGATGAGCATGGCTGGCCCCCCGCGAGCTCCAGCACTCGGCCTTGGAGGTCTGCCCCtccgtcccctcctcctccagggactcgcCCTACAG ccctggggccccGCTCGGCCTCCCTGCTCTCCCTGCAGACCGAGCTCCTTCTGGACCTGGTAGCAGAGGCCCAGTCCCGCCGCCTAGAGGAGCAGAGAGCCACCTTCCATCCCCCCAAGAACCCCCCAAGCCTAGGTCGAGCCCTGCCCCGGCCTCTTGAGGACAGAGAACAGCTCTACAGCACCATCATCAGTCACCAG TGCCAGCGGATGGAAGCCCAGCGGTCAGAGCCTCCTCTACCCCCAGGGGGGCAGGAGCTCTTGGAGTTGCTGCTGAGAGTTCAGGGTGGGGGTCGAATGGAGGAGCAAAGGTCCcggccccccacacacacctgctGA
- the GPSM3 gene encoding G-protein-signaling modulator 3 isoform X3 yields the protein MEAERPQEEEDGEQGPHQDEHGWPPASSSTRPWRSAPPSPPPPGTRPTALGPRSASLLSLQTELLLDLVAEAQSRRLEEQRATFHPPKNPPSLGRALPRPLEDREQLYSTIISHQCQRMEAQRSEPPLPPGGQELLELLLRVQGGGRMEEQRSRPPTHTC from the exons ATGGAGGCTGAGAGACCCCAGGAAGAAGAGGATGGTGAGCAG ggcccCCATCAGGATGAGCATGGCTGGCCCCCCGCGAGCTCCAGCACTCGGCCTTGGAGGTCTGCCCCtccgtcccctcctcctccagggactcgcCCTACAG ccctggggccccGCTCGGCCTCCCTGCTCTCCCTGCAGACCGAGCTCCTTCTGGACCTGGTAGCAGAGGCCCAGTCCCGCCGCCTAGAGGAGCAGAGAGCCACCTTCCATCCCCCCAAGAACCCCCCAAGCCTAGGTCGAGCCCTGCCCCGGCCTCTTGAGGACAGAGAACAGCTCTACAGCACCATCATCAGTCACCAG TGCCAGCGGATGGAAGCCCAGCGGTCAGAGCCTCCTCTACCCCCAGGGGGGCAGGAGCTCTTGGAGTTGCTGCTGAGAGTTCAGGGTGGGGGTCGAATGGAGGAGCAAAGGTCCcggccccccacacacacctgctGA
- the PBX2 gene encoding pre-B-cell leukemia transcription factor 2 isoform X1: MDERLLGPPPPGGGRGGLGLVGGEPGGPGEPPGGGDPGGGSGGVPGGRGKQDIGDILQQIMTITDQSLDEAQAKKHALNCHRMKPALFSVLCEIKEKTGLSIRSSQEEEPVDPQLMRLDNMLLAEGVAGPEKGGGSAAAAAAAAASGGGVSPDNSIEHSDYRSKLAQIRHIYHSELEKYEQACNEFTTHVMNLLREQSRTRPVAPKEMERMVSIIHRKFSAIQMQLKQSTCEAVMILRSRFLDARRKRRNFSKQATEVLNEYFYSHLSNPYPSEEAKEELAKKCGITVSQVSNWFGNKRIRYKKNIGKFQEEANIYAVKTAVSVTQGGHSRTSSPTPPSSAGSGGSFNLSGSGDMFLGMPGLNGDSYSASQVESLRHSMGPGGYGDNLGGGQMYSPREMRANGGWQEAVTPSSVTSPTEGPGSVHSDTSN, translated from the exons ATGGACGAGCGGCTGCTGGGGCCGCCCCCTCCAGGCGGGGGCCGGGGGGGCCTTGGATTGGTgggtggggagcctgggggcCCTGGCGAACCTCCCGGTGGCGGAGACCCCGGTGGGGGTAGCGGGGGGGTCCCGGGAGGCCGAGGGAAGCAAGACATCGGGGACATTCTGCAGCAGATAATGACCATCACCGACCAGAGCCTGGACGAGGCCCAGGCCAA GAAACATGCCCTAAACTGCCACCGCATGAAGCCTGCTCTCTTTAGCGTCCTGTGTGAAATCAAGGAGAAAACTG GCCTCAGCATTCGAAGCTCCCAAGAGGAGGAGCCTGTGGATCCACAGCTGATGCGCTTGGACAACATGCTTCTGGCAGAGGGTGTGGCTGGGCCTGAGAAAGGGGGTGGCTCAGCGGCTGCAGCGGCAGCAGCTGCAGCCTCCGGGGGCGGAGTGTCCCCTGACAACTCCATCGAACACTCGGACTATCGCAGCAAACTTGCCCAGATCCGCCACATTTACCACTCAGAGCTGGAGAAATATGAGCAG GCGTGCAACGAGTTCACAACCCACGTCATGAACCTGCTGAGGGAGCAGAGCCGCACGCGGCCCGTGGCACCCAAGGAGATGGAGCGCATGGTGAGCATCATCCACCGGAAGTTCAGCGCCATCCAGATGCAACTCAAGCAGAGCACCTGCGAGGCCGTCATGATCCTACGTTCCCGCTTCCTGGACGCCAG ACGGAAACGCCGTAACTTCAGCAAACAGGCCACGGAGGTTCTGAATGAGTATTTCTACTCCCACCTGAGTAACCCATACCCGAGTGAGGAGGCTAAGGAGGAGCTCGCCAAGAAGTGCGGAATCACTGTCTCTCAG GTCTCCAACTGGTTTGGCAACAAGCGGATTCGCTATAAGAAAAACATAGGAAAGTTCCAAGAGGAGGCAAACATCTATGCCGTGAAGACCGCTGTGTCGGTCACCCAGGGAGGCCACAGCCGTACCAGCTCCCCGACACCCCCTTCCTCCGCAG GCTCTGGCGGCTCTTTCAATCTCTCAGGATCCGGTGACATGTTTCTGGGGATGCCCGGGCTCAACGGAGATTCCTACTCTGCCtcccag GTGGAATCACTCCGACACTCAATGGGGCCAGGGGGCTACGGGGATAACCTCGGAGGAGGCCAGATGTACAGCCCTCGGGAAATGAGG gcaAATGGCGGCTGGCAGGAGGCTGTGACCCCATCCTCAGTGACATCCCCGACAGAGGGACCAGGGAGCGTTCATTCGGACACTTCCAACTGA
- the PBX2 gene encoding pre-B-cell leukemia transcription factor 2 isoform X2, translating to MDERLLGPPPPGGGRGGLGLVGGEPGGPGEPPGGGDPGGGSGGVPGGRGKQDIGDILQQIMTITDQSLDEAQAKKHALNCHRMKPALFSVLCEIKEKTGLSIRSSQEEEPVDPQLMRLDNMLLAEGVAGPEKGGGSAAAAAAAAASGGGVSPDNSIEHSDYRSKLAQIRHIYHSELEKYEQACNEFTTHVMNLLREQSRTRPVAPKEMERMVSIIHRKFSAIQMQLKQSTCEAVMILRSRFLDARRKRRNFSKQATEVLNEYFYSHLSNPYPSEEAKEELAKKCGITVSQVSNWFGNKRIRYKKNIGKFQEEANIYAVKTAVSVTQGGHSRTSSPTPPSSAGGITPTLNGARGLRG from the exons ATGGACGAGCGGCTGCTGGGGCCGCCCCCTCCAGGCGGGGGCCGGGGGGGCCTTGGATTGGTgggtggggagcctgggggcCCTGGCGAACCTCCCGGTGGCGGAGACCCCGGTGGGGGTAGCGGGGGGGTCCCGGGAGGCCGAGGGAAGCAAGACATCGGGGACATTCTGCAGCAGATAATGACCATCACCGACCAGAGCCTGGACGAGGCCCAGGCCAA GAAACATGCCCTAAACTGCCACCGCATGAAGCCTGCTCTCTTTAGCGTCCTGTGTGAAATCAAGGAGAAAACTG GCCTCAGCATTCGAAGCTCCCAAGAGGAGGAGCCTGTGGATCCACAGCTGATGCGCTTGGACAACATGCTTCTGGCAGAGGGTGTGGCTGGGCCTGAGAAAGGGGGTGGCTCAGCGGCTGCAGCGGCAGCAGCTGCAGCCTCCGGGGGCGGAGTGTCCCCTGACAACTCCATCGAACACTCGGACTATCGCAGCAAACTTGCCCAGATCCGCCACATTTACCACTCAGAGCTGGAGAAATATGAGCAG GCGTGCAACGAGTTCACAACCCACGTCATGAACCTGCTGAGGGAGCAGAGCCGCACGCGGCCCGTGGCACCCAAGGAGATGGAGCGCATGGTGAGCATCATCCACCGGAAGTTCAGCGCCATCCAGATGCAACTCAAGCAGAGCACCTGCGAGGCCGTCATGATCCTACGTTCCCGCTTCCTGGACGCCAG ACGGAAACGCCGTAACTTCAGCAAACAGGCCACGGAGGTTCTGAATGAGTATTTCTACTCCCACCTGAGTAACCCATACCCGAGTGAGGAGGCTAAGGAGGAGCTCGCCAAGAAGTGCGGAATCACTGTCTCTCAG GTCTCCAACTGGTTTGGCAACAAGCGGATTCGCTATAAGAAAAACATAGGAAAGTTCCAAGAGGAGGCAAACATCTATGCCGTGAAGACCGCTGTGTCGGTCACCCAGGGAGGCCACAGCCGTACCAGCTCCCCGACACCCCCTTCCTCCGCAG GTGGAATCACTCCGACACTCAATGGGGCCAGGGGGCTACGGGGATAA
- the PBX2 gene encoding pre-B-cell leukemia transcription factor 2 isoform X3, with protein MKPALFSVLCEIKEKTGLSIRSSQEEEPVDPQLMRLDNMLLAEGVAGPEKGGGSAAAAAAAAASGGGVSPDNSIEHSDYRSKLAQIRHIYHSELEKYEQACNEFTTHVMNLLREQSRTRPVAPKEMERMVSIIHRKFSAIQMQLKQSTCEAVMILRSRFLDARRKRRNFSKQATEVLNEYFYSHLSNPYPSEEAKEELAKKCGITVSQVSNWFGNKRIRYKKNIGKFQEEANIYAVKTAVSVTQGGHSRTSSPTPPSSAGSGGSFNLSGSGDMFLGMPGLNGDSYSASQVESLRHSMGPGGYGDNLGGGQMYSPREMRANGGWQEAVTPSSVTSPTEGPGSVHSDTSN; from the exons ATGAAGCCTGCTCTCTTTAGCGTCCTGTGTGAAATCAAGGAGAAAACTG GCCTCAGCATTCGAAGCTCCCAAGAGGAGGAGCCTGTGGATCCACAGCTGATGCGCTTGGACAACATGCTTCTGGCAGAGGGTGTGGCTGGGCCTGAGAAAGGGGGTGGCTCAGCGGCTGCAGCGGCAGCAGCTGCAGCCTCCGGGGGCGGAGTGTCCCCTGACAACTCCATCGAACACTCGGACTATCGCAGCAAACTTGCCCAGATCCGCCACATTTACCACTCAGAGCTGGAGAAATATGAGCAG GCGTGCAACGAGTTCACAACCCACGTCATGAACCTGCTGAGGGAGCAGAGCCGCACGCGGCCCGTGGCACCCAAGGAGATGGAGCGCATGGTGAGCATCATCCACCGGAAGTTCAGCGCCATCCAGATGCAACTCAAGCAGAGCACCTGCGAGGCCGTCATGATCCTACGTTCCCGCTTCCTGGACGCCAG ACGGAAACGCCGTAACTTCAGCAAACAGGCCACGGAGGTTCTGAATGAGTATTTCTACTCCCACCTGAGTAACCCATACCCGAGTGAGGAGGCTAAGGAGGAGCTCGCCAAGAAGTGCGGAATCACTGTCTCTCAG GTCTCCAACTGGTTTGGCAACAAGCGGATTCGCTATAAGAAAAACATAGGAAAGTTCCAAGAGGAGGCAAACATCTATGCCGTGAAGACCGCTGTGTCGGTCACCCAGGGAGGCCACAGCCGTACCAGCTCCCCGACACCCCCTTCCTCCGCAG GCTCTGGCGGCTCTTTCAATCTCTCAGGATCCGGTGACATGTTTCTGGGGATGCCCGGGCTCAACGGAGATTCCTACTCTGCCtcccag GTGGAATCACTCCGACACTCAATGGGGCCAGGGGGCTACGGGGATAACCTCGGAGGAGGCCAGATGTACAGCCCTCGGGAAATGAGG gcaAATGGCGGCTGGCAGGAGGCTGTGACCCCATCCTCAGTGACATCCCCGACAGAGGGACCAGGGAGCGTTCATTCGGACACTTCCAACTGA